The Juglans microcarpa x Juglans regia isolate MS1-56 chromosome 2S, Jm3101_v1.0, whole genome shotgun sequence genome has a window encoding:
- the LOC121252785 gene encoding LOB domain-containing protein 16-like codes for MESRTGNGTGSPCGACKFLRRKCASDCIFAPYFCTEQGSARFAAIHKVFGASNVSKLLLHVPVHDRREAVVTIAYEAQARMRDPVYGCVSHIFALQQQVACLQAQLMQAKAQLAAQSQNDFRNIENDQGPGGSAAEVPIMVPNYPPTYMNHISPQSSLELADHSYGDGMNIMQEIQSRSEEYCSLQPCSKKRPYYVKNHELGELQELALRMMRN; via the exons ATGGAATCTAGAACTGGGAATGGAACTGGCTCGCCTTGCGGGGCATGCAAGTTTCTTAGGAGAAAGTGCGCTTCAGATTGCATCTTTGCTCCATATTTTTGCACGGAGCAAGGCTCTGCAAGATTTGCAGCTATTCACAAGGTGTTTGGTGCTAGTAACGTGTCCAAACTTTTGTTGCATGTCCCCGTTCACGATCGCCGTGAGGCTGTAGTAACCATTGCCTATGAAGCTCAGGCACGTATGAGAGACCCCGTTTATGGATGTGTCTCTCACATTTTCGCCTTGCAACAGCAg GTGGCATGCTTGCAAGCACAACTGATGCAAGCGAAGGCTCAGCTGGCAGCTCAAAGCCAGAATGATTTTCGGAACATAGAGAATGATCAGGGGCCAGGTGGGAGTGCTGCTGAGGTGCCAATAATGGTTCCAAATTATCCTCCTACTTACATGAATCACATTTCCCCCCAAAGCTCACTTGAATTAGCTGACCACAGCTATGGTGATGGAATGAATATTATGCAAGAAATACAAAGTAGATCAGAGGAATATTGTTCTTTGCAACCATGTTCTAAGAAAAGACCATATTATGTTAAGAATCATGAATTGGGTGAGCTTCAGGAACTTGCCCTCAGAATGATGAGGAATTAA